In Pseudomonas oryzihabitans, the DNA window TTCGTCGGCTACGTCACCGCCGTGGCGGTGAACCAGGCCCTGGGCGGCACGCTCGACGACTTCGGCCCGGCGCTGGGCTTCTTCAAGAAGCTGGCGGCCAACGATCCCATCGTGCCCAAGCAGACCGCCTATGCGCGCCTGCTGTCCGGTGAGATCCCGATCCTGGTGGACTACGACTTCAACGCCTATCGCGCCCGCTACAAGGACAACGCCCCGGTGGCCTTCGTCATTCCCCAGGAAGGCAGCCTGACCGTGCCCTACACCATGAGCCTGGTGAAGGGCGCGCCGCACCGCGGCAATGGCGAGAAGGTGCTGGACTACGTGCTGTCGGACAAGGGCCAGGCGCTCTGGGCCCAGGCCTATCTGCGCCCGGTGCGGGACGTGCCGCTGCCGGACGAGGTCAAGGCGCGCTTCCTGCCCGCTGCCGACTATGCCCGCGCCGGCACCGTGGACTATGGCCACATGGCAGCGGTCCAGGAAGCCTTCGCCAAGCGCTACCAGGCCGAGGTGCGTTGAGATGCAGGGCCTCGCCATCTCCCTCGGGTGCCCTCGGGCGCCGCGTCGGCTACCCTGGCCGGCACTCGTCGCCCTGGCACCGGCGAGCGCCTTCCTGCTGGCGTTCTGGCTGTTGCCGCTGGCGCAGCTGCTGGTGCTCGGCGCCCGCCCGGACGCCGCGGGCAGCTCCGGCTACTGGCAGGTGCTGACCAGCGC includes these proteins:
- a CDS encoding ABC transporter substrate-binding protein, translated to MKSRFPLRRLLAGVALACGLASAQAAETAICYNCPLEWADWGAQLKAIAADTGIQVPQDNKNSGQSLAQLVAEREAPVADVVYYGVTFGIQADKAGVLEPYRPKHWDQVPAGLKDPKGQWTAIHSGTLGFMVNTQALGGKPVPQRWSDLLKPEYRGLVGYLDPSSAFVGYVTAVAVNQALGGTLDDFGPALGFFKKLAANDPIVPKQTAYARLLSGEIPILVDYDFNAYRARYKDNAPVAFVIPQEGSLTVPYTMSLVKGAPHRGNGEKVLDYVLSDKGQALWAQAYLRPVRDVPLPDEVKARFLPAADYARAGTVDYGHMAAVQEAFAKRYQAEVR